ATTGAGCGGTCTCGGCATAAAGCAGACAGTTTACGCTTTTTTCCAGTGATCCGCAAGCCGTTTCAACCTTTCGGCACTGCCCGCTCTTTCTGGAAAAATCAAGGTTGCGGCCTGGTTGCTATCTGATTATCTATTGACGAATCGGCGGATTCCGGTTTAAATTAATCGTTTTTTTCTTGGCAATAACGGCGGGCTGAACAGTTGCGGATCATTCTGCCCGGATCGGCGATAAAACAAACGAACAGGGCGGGACCCGGAAGATTTTCCGCCAATGTTGATGAACTCGTAACAACCCGAAAGGTTTCAAATGCCACCCAATAAAATCAACAAGTTACAAGACGAATCACGTCCGTCGAGCGGGTTGTTGCGAGACCGACAATGTTACCGGGTCATGAAAAAGGTGCTTTAAGCGCGGGCATCGTGAGGGAAAATGATTTTCTGCGGAGCCGACAACACTTGATTTATGGATGCTACCAGCTTTTAAGCTGGCTTTTTTTTAGTATCAGTTTGCCGTTCTTTCTCATTTACAGCATCATTTCCGGTCACCACCGGCAGGGCCTGGCCCAACGGCTCGGAATGGTGTCCGGAATCGGGACGCCGGATGTCGACTCGGTGCGGATCTGGCTGCACGCCGCCTCGGTGGGCGAGGTGCAACCGGCCCGGGCCCTGATCATGGAGCTTGAAAAAATGTTCCCTGACGCGGCCTTTATTCTCTCGGTGATGACCGCCCAGGGAATGGCGGTGGCCCGCAGGCAACTGGGTAACCGGGTCCGGTGCATCTACGCCCCGCTTGATTTGCCCGGGATCGTCGGCCGGGTGGCGGCAAGGATCCGGCCTGATGTCTATATCTGCCTGGAGACCGAGCTGTGGCCCAATATTCTCAGACGGCTGCGCCGGAACGGCACCAGGTTGCTGCTCCTGAACGGCCGGCTGTCCCAGCGGTCTTTCCGCCGTTACCAGCGGGTGGGCCGGTTCATGAAGCAGGTGCTGGCCAACTTTTCGGCCATTGCGGTGATCAGCGACCAGGACGGGCAGCGGTTTATCGACCTTGGCGCGGAACCGGGCCGGGTAACCGTGGCCGGCAATGCCAAGTATGACCTGGCCACAACCACCTTTTCCCCGGCAACCGCGGCCGTCTACCGGAGCCGGCTCGGCATTGGCGAGGGTACTCCCCTGCTGGTGGCCGGCAGCACCCATACCGGCGAGGAGGAGATGTTGCTGCCGGTGTATCGGGATCTTAAAAAAGATGCCCGGTTGCGGGATCTGGTCCTGGTACTGGCGCCGCGCCATCTCCGGCGGTTGCCTGAAATCGAAATGCTGCTGCGGGAGCGCGGGATTGCCTTTGAGAAGTTGAGTTGGATCGAGGAACATGGCCGGAGCCGGGACGTGGTCCTGGTCGACGGGGTCGGCGACCTGGCCGGTCTCTACTCGGTGGCAACCTATGTGTTCTGCGGCGGCAGTCTGGTGGAGCGCGGCGGGCATAACATCATGGAGGCGGCTGTTTACGGTAAACCGGTTTTTTACGGGCCCCACATGAATGATTTTGCCGATGCAGTGCAACTGCTGGAATCGGTCCGGGCCGGCTTGCCGATCCGCGAGGCCCGGGAGATGACCGCGGCGATCATCCGTTTTCTGGATCACCAGGAGGAATACCGGGCCGCCGGGGTGCGGGCCGGGGAGATCGCCATGGCCCAGCAGGGTTCGGCCCGGCGGCAGGCCATGCTGGTCAAGGAGTTGCTGGACAGTTCAGAGGACAGAAGACAGATGACGGTTGGAAAGGCAAGGCAGAATTAAAAATGTAGAATGTAGAATTTAAAAAACCGTGAACCGCTGAACCGTGAACCTGGAACCGCAACAGTAGGACATTATATATGAAAGCACTTGTCGCCCTGGAAGATGGCACTGTTTTTGAGGGGGAATCCTTTACCGGTCCTGGCGAGGCCGTCGGGGAGATCGTCTTTAATACCAGCATGAGCGGCTATCAGGAGCTGTTGACCGACCCCTCCTACAAGGGCCAGATGGTTACCATGACCTATCCCCTGATCGGCAATTACGGGGTCAATCACGAGGATATGGAATCGGACCGGATTCATCTTGATGCCTTTCTGGTCAGGGAGTACAACGCAATGCCGAGCAATTATCGGGCCACCGGCAACCTGGCCGATTTCCTGATGGAGCATGGAATCCTGGGGGTGGAGGGGCTCGACACCCGGGCCCTTACCCGCCATATCCGGATCGTCGGCGCGATGAAGGCGGTGGTCTCCACCGAGGACCTTGATCCGGTCTCCCTGGCGAACAAGGCCCAGACCTCGGCCGGGCTGGTCGGTCGCGACCTGGTCCGGGAGGTTACCTGCGCCAGGGCCTACGGCTGGACCGCGGACGGCCCCAGGCAAGGGGCTGGTTTCACCAGCGCCGGTCCCGGCCGGTACCGGGTGGTGGTCATGGATTTCGGGCTCAAGTACAACCAGCTGCGGTTGCTGGCCGAGCGTGATTGCCGTATCCAGGTGGTGCCGGCCGGGACCGGCGCCCAAGAGATCCTGGCCCTGGAGCCGGACGGCATCTTCCTGTCCAACGGGCCCGGCGATCCGGCCGGGGTGGAGGGGGTGGTGGAAACGGTCCAGGCCCTGCTCGGCCGGAAACCGATCTTCGGCATCTGTCTCGGCCACCAGATCCTGGGGCTGGCCTATGGGGGCGCCACCTATAAGCTGAAGTTCGGTCATCGCGGGGTCAACCAGCCGGCCAAGGATCTTGAAACCGGCAAGGTGGAGATCACCTCCCAGAACCATGGTTTCTGTGTGGACATGGACAGCCTTGACCCGGAGCAGGTGGAGCTGACCCATGTCAATCTCAACGATAACAGCGTTGAGGGGATGCGGCATCGACGGTTTCCGGCCTTTTCAGTGCAGTATCATCCGGAAAACGCCCCTGGTCCCCATGACACCCTTTATCTATTTGACCGCTTCATAGCGATGATGAGCTGATGGCGTCGTAACAATTCCGATCTACCGCGTCGTAGCGCATTTTTGTTCGCTCGGCATACCGTTATGTATGGCCTTACTCTCAAAAATACACTACTCCTTGTATATCGAAATTCTTACTTAGCCATCCCGGTAATTCTTACGAGTCCATCATGAGTTGATCTATTAAAAAATTCTGCCAGTTAATATAGATACCCATGCCTAAACGAACCGATATCAAGAAGATCCTGATCATTGGCTCCGGCCCGATTATCATCAGCCAGGCCTGTGAGTTTGACTATTCCGGCACCCAGGCGGTCAAGGCCCTGCGCGAGGAAGGCTACGAAGTGGTGCTGATCAACTCCAACCCGGCCACGATCATGACCGACCCGGAACTGGCGGACCGGACCTATATCGAGCCGATCACCCCGGAGATGGTCGCCAAGGTGATCGAGCGGGAGCGGCCCGACGCCCTGCTGCCCACCCTGGGCGGTCAGACCGGGCTGAACACCGCCATCAAGGTGGCCGAGATGGGGGTGCTCGATAAGTTCGGGGTGGAGCTGCTGGCCGCCAACATCGAGGTCATCCGCAAGGCCGAGGGGCGGGAGGAGTTCCGGGCCGCGATGAGAAAGATCGGCCTCAAGGTGCCGGATAGCGTTATTGTCCATACCCTGGACCAGGCCCTGGCCGCGGGCGAGGAGATCGGTTTTCCCCTGATCGTCCGGCCCAGTTTCACCCTGGGCGGCACCGGCGGCGGGGTGGCCTATAACATGCGGGAACTGGCCGCCCTGGCCGGCAGCGGTCTGGATCTGAGCCTGAACAGCGAGGTGATGCTGGAACGGAGCCTGCTCGGCTGGAAGGAATATGAGTTGGAGGTGATGCGGGATTGTAAGGACAATGTGGTCATCATCTGTTCGATCGAGAACATGGACGCCATGGGGGTGCACACCGGCGATTCGATAACCGTGGCCCCGATCCAGACCCTGACCGACCGGGAATACCAGCAGATGCGTAACGCCGCCATTGCCATTATCCGCGAGATCGGGGTGGAGACCGGCGGTTCCAATGTCCAGTTCGCGGTCAATCCGGCGGATGGCGAGATGATGGTGATCGAGATGAACCCCCGGGTGTCGCGCAGTTCGGCCCTGGCCTCCAAGGCCACCGGTTTTCCCATTGCCAAGATCGCGGCCAAGCTGGCGGTTGGCTATACCCTGGACGAGATTCCCAACGATATCACCCGGGAGACCTATGCCTCCTTTGAGCCCACCATTGATTACTGTGTGGTCAAGATCCCCCGCTGGACCTTTGAGAAGTTTCCCGAAACCGAGGATCTGCTCACCACGGCGATGAAGTCGGTGGGCGAGACCATGGCCATCGGCCGGACCTTCAAGGAGGCCTTTCAGAAGGGGATGCGTTCCCTGGAGGTGGGCCGGATGGGTTTTGGTGACGACGGCCGGGGCGATCTCAGCCATCTGGACCAGGCGGAATTGAACCATGGGCTGATCACCCCCAATTCCCAACGGGTTTTCCATATCTACGAGGCCTTGAAACGGGGGATGCGGGTGGAGCGGCTTTATGAATTAACCGCCATTGATCCCTGGTTCCTGCGTAACCTGGAGCAGTTGGTGGCCACTGAAAAAGAGATCCGTGCCGCCGGGTTCAACGGCCTGGCCCAAGGACTGTTGCGCAAGGCCAAACAGCAGGGGTTTTCCGATTTTCAACTCGGTTACCTCACCGGCACCACTGAGAATGACATCCGGGAGTTGCGGGACAAGCAGAAGATCAGGCCGGTGTTCAAGCTGGTCGACACCTGCGCCGCCGAGTTCGAGGCCTATACCCCTTACTATTACTCCACCTATGAGGTTGAGGATGAGTCGCGGGGCAGCGATAAAAAGAAGGTGATGATCCTGGGCGGCGGACCCAACCGGATCGGCCAGGGGATCGAGTTCGACTACTGCTGCGTCCACGCCGCCTTTGCCCTGGCCGAGATGAACATCGAAAGTATCATGGTCAACTCCAATCCCGAAACGGTGAGCACTGACTACGATACCTCGGACAAGCTCTATTTCGAGCCCTTGACCCGGGAGGATGTGCTCAATATCATCGATCAGGAGCAGCCGGACGGGGTTATTGTCCAGTTCGGCGGCCAGACCCCGCTCAACCTGGCGGTGCCGCTGGCCACGGCCGGGGTGCCGATCCTCGGCACCTCGCCCGATTCCATTGACCGGGCCGAGGACCGGAAACGGTTCCAGCAGTTCCTGCAGAAGTTGAATCTGCGGCAGCCGGCCAACGGCACGGCCCGGACCATTGACGAGGCCCTGGCCGTGGCCCGGGAGATCGGCT
This DNA window, taken from Desulfobacterales bacterium, encodes the following:
- a CDS encoding 3-deoxy-D-manno-octulosonic acid transferase — translated: MVSGIGTPDVDSVRIWLHAASVGEVQPARALIMELEKMFPDAAFILSVMTAQGMAVARRQLGNRVRCIYAPLDLPGIVGRVAARIRPDVYICLETELWPNILRRLRRNGTRLLLLNGRLSQRSFRRYQRVGRFMKQVLANFSAIAVISDQDGQRFIDLGAEPGRVTVAGNAKYDLATTTFSPATAAVYRSRLGIGEGTPLLVAGSTHTGEEEMLLPVYRDLKKDARLRDLVLVLAPRHLRRLPEIEMLLRERGIAFEKLSWIEEHGRSRDVVLVDGVGDLAGLYSVATYVFCGGSLVERGGHNIMEAAVYGKPVFYGPHMNDFADAVQLLESVRAGLPIREAREMTAAIIRFLDHQEEYRAAGVRAGEIAMAQQGSARRQAMLVKELLDSSEDRRQMTVGKARQN
- the carA gene encoding glutamine-hydrolyzing carbamoyl-phosphate synthase small subunit, yielding MKALVALEDGTVFEGESFTGPGEAVGEIVFNTSMSGYQELLTDPSYKGQMVTMTYPLIGNYGVNHEDMESDRIHLDAFLVREYNAMPSNYRATGNLADFLMEHGILGVEGLDTRALTRHIRIVGAMKAVVSTEDLDPVSLANKAQTSAGLVGRDLVREVTCARAYGWTADGPRQGAGFTSAGPGRYRVVVMDFGLKYNQLRLLAERDCRIQVVPAGTGAQEILALEPDGIFLSNGPGDPAGVEGVVETVQALLGRKPIFGICLGHQILGLAYGGATYKLKFGHRGVNQPAKDLETGKVEITSQNHGFCVDMDSLDPEQVELTHVNLNDNSVEGMRHRRFPAFSVQYHPENAPGPHDTLYLFDRFIAMMS
- the carB gene encoding carbamoyl-phosphate synthase large subunit, coding for MPKRTDIKKILIIGSGPIIISQACEFDYSGTQAVKALREEGYEVVLINSNPATIMTDPELADRTYIEPITPEMVAKVIERERPDALLPTLGGQTGLNTAIKVAEMGVLDKFGVELLAANIEVIRKAEGREEFRAAMRKIGLKVPDSVIVHTLDQALAAGEEIGFPLIVRPSFTLGGTGGGVAYNMRELAALAGSGLDLSLNSEVMLERSLLGWKEYELEVMRDCKDNVVIICSIENMDAMGVHTGDSITVAPIQTLTDREYQQMRNAAIAIIREIGVETGGSNVQFAVNPADGEMMVIEMNPRVSRSSALASKATGFPIAKIAAKLAVGYTLDEIPNDITRETYASFEPTIDYCVVKIPRWTFEKFPETEDLLTTAMKSVGETMAIGRTFKEAFQKGMRSLEVGRMGFGDDGRGDLSHLDQAELNHGLITPNSQRVFHIYEALKRGMRVERLYELTAIDPWFLRNLEQLVATEKEIRAAGFNGLAQGLLRKAKQQGFSDFQLGYLTGTTENDIRELRDKQKIRPVFKLVDTCAAEFEAYTPYYYSTYEVEDESRGSDKKKVMILGGGPNRIGQGIEFDYCCVHAAFALAEMNIESIMVNSNPETVSTDYDTSDKLYFEPLTREDVLNIIDQEQPDGVIVQFGGQTPLNLAVPLATAGVPILGTSPDSIDRAEDRKRFQQFLQKLNLRQPANGTARTIDEALAVAREIGYPVVVRPSYVLGGRAMRIVYNEAGVREFMGSAMIASSEHPVLIDKFLKDATEVDVDAICDGETTIIGGIMEHIEEAGIHSGDSACVLPPHTLALELIEEIKAATRAMAMELKVVGLMNVQYAVKDNDLYVLEVNPRASRTAPFVSKATGVPLAKLATKVMLGMTLAELGLTREVEISHWAVKEAVFPFDRFENVDTLLGPEMKSTGEVMGIDQDLGLAFAKSQWAAGQKLPLAGNVLISVRDNDKPAVKPVAQRLLDLGFSLVATAGTAAYLNDNGILCTRVNKISEGRPHILDKIQDGQIQWIINTSMGSRTTEDSYTIRRSALDYRLAYTTTISGALSMVGAVETLKGQTLEVRAIQEYFE